A region of Streptomyces sp. TG1A-60 DNA encodes the following proteins:
- a CDS encoding CBS domain-containing protein encodes MTTAGDIMHRGAQWIPAHETLDRAAQLMRQLNVGALPISDQNERLCGILTDRDIVVGCVALGRDPSKITAGELAKGTPRWIDANADVSEVLEEMKGHQIRRLPVIENKRLVGMISEADLARHLPEDQIASWAESVYAKGATH; translated from the coding sequence ATGACCACCGCCGGAGACATCATGCATCGTGGCGCCCAGTGGATCCCCGCCCACGAGACCCTGGACCGCGCCGCCCAGCTGATGCGCCAGCTGAACGTCGGAGCGCTCCCCATCAGCGATCAGAACGAACGGCTCTGCGGCATCCTCACCGACCGCGACATCGTCGTCGGCTGTGTCGCCCTGGGCCGTGACCCGTCGAAGATCACAGCGGGCGAGCTGGCGAAGGGGACACCGCGCTGGATCGACGCGAACGCCGACGTCAGCGAGGTGCTGGAAGAGATGAAGGGCCACCAGATCCGCCGACTCCCGGTGATCGAGAACAAGCGCCTCGTCGGCATGATCAGCGAGGCCGACCTGGCCCGGCATCTCCCCGAAGACCAGATCGCCTCCTGGGCCGAGAGCGTCTACGCGAAGGGCGCGACGCACTGA
- a CDS encoding anthrone oxygenase family protein, producing the protein MIDGPYFVLTVLGLLGTGVVAGVFCGFSTFVMKGLASLPSAQGVAAMQAINVSALTPAFMLVFAGTAVLCAVLAVVTFVLWPGEGRVELLLGSALYLFGCFGVTIMANVPRNDRLAKLDAGTSEAATYWRGYVSEWTMWNHVRTVASAGAALSYLLALA; encoded by the coding sequence ATGATCGATGGGCCGTACTTCGTGCTGACGGTGCTGGGACTGCTCGGGACGGGGGTCGTGGCGGGCGTGTTCTGCGGGTTCTCGACGTTCGTGATGAAGGGGCTGGCGTCCTTGCCGTCGGCGCAGGGTGTGGCGGCGATGCAGGCGATCAATGTCAGTGCGCTGACCCCGGCGTTCATGCTGGTGTTCGCAGGTACGGCGGTGCTGTGCGCGGTGCTCGCCGTCGTGACGTTCGTGCTGTGGCCGGGCGAGGGCCGGGTGGAGTTGCTGCTGGGCAGCGCGCTGTATCTGTTCGGCTGCTTCGGGGTCACGATAATGGCGAACGTTCCGCGCAACGACAGGCTCGCCAAGCTGGACGCGGGCACCTCGGAGGCCGCCACGTACTGGCGCGGATATGTGAGCGAGTGGACGATGTGGAACCACGTCCGGACGGTCGCCTCGGCCGGCGCGGCCCTCTCGTATCTACTGGCGCTCGCCTGA
- a CDS encoding magnesium and cobalt transport protein CorA, which produces MSMAGNLRKVTGLDKVGGLSRMARLARRRPRVDLSHPARSPLGTSVVNCVTYNKGVRSPGGRDVVEAVKQVRRHDHGFVWLGLHEPTQREFAGIAELFDLHPLAVEDAIEAHQRPKLERYGDTLFAVFKTVCYVEHTELTATSEVVHTGEIMVFVGSDFVITVRHGRHGSLGPLREELEADPEQLAKGPAAVLHAVADHVVDDYLSVTDSVQTDIDQVETDVFAANGARVDPGRIYQLKRELLELKRAVAPLSRPLLELTSRPIRVVDPEIQAYFRDVSDHLLRATEQIAAFDELLNSILQAHLAQVSVAQNEDMRKITAWAALIAVPTMVCGVYGMNFEHMPELHWKFGYPLVLGVIAVGCITLYRGFKRNGWL; this is translated from the coding sequence ATGTCCATGGCAGGGAATCTGCGAAAGGTCACGGGCCTCGACAAGGTAGGCGGCCTGAGCAGAATGGCACGGCTGGCCCGGCGTCGCCCTCGCGTCGACCTCAGCCACCCGGCACGCTCCCCGCTGGGCACCTCCGTGGTGAACTGCGTGACGTACAACAAAGGCGTCCGCTCCCCCGGCGGTCGCGATGTCGTCGAGGCCGTCAAACAGGTCCGCAGGCATGACCACGGCTTCGTCTGGCTCGGTCTGCACGAGCCGACGCAGCGGGAGTTCGCCGGCATCGCCGAGCTCTTCGACCTGCATCCCCTGGCGGTCGAGGACGCGATCGAGGCCCATCAGCGCCCGAAGCTGGAACGGTACGGCGACACTCTGTTCGCGGTGTTCAAGACGGTCTGCTATGTCGAGCACACCGAACTCACCGCGACCAGCGAGGTGGTGCACACGGGCGAGATCATGGTCTTCGTCGGCTCCGACTTCGTGATCACGGTACGGCACGGACGGCACGGCTCACTCGGCCCGCTGCGCGAGGAACTGGAGGCGGATCCCGAGCAGTTGGCCAAGGGGCCGGCGGCGGTCCTGCACGCGGTCGCGGACCATGTGGTGGACGACTATCTGAGCGTCACGGACTCCGTGCAGACGGACATCGACCAGGTCGAGACCGATGTGTTCGCCGCGAACGGCGCACGTGTCGACCCTGGGCGCATCTACCAGCTCAAGCGCGAACTGCTCGAACTGAAGCGGGCGGTGGCCCCGCTGTCCCGCCCACTCCTGGAGCTCACCTCACGGCCGATCCGGGTGGTCGATCCGGAGATACAGGCCTATTTCCGGGACGTGTCCGACCACTTGCTGCGAGCCACCGAGCAGATCGCCGCGTTCGACGAACTGCTGAACTCGATTCTGCAGGCGCACCTCGCGCAGGTCAGCGTCGCGCAGAACGAGGACATGCGGAAGATCACGGCGTGGGCGGCGCTCATCGCGGTTCCGACCATGGTGTGCGGGGTCTACGGCATGAACTTCGAGCACATGCCCGAGCTGCACTGGAAATTCGGCTACCCGCTGGTCCTGGGAGTCATAGCCGTCGGCTGCATCACCCTCTACCGGGGCTTCAAGCGCAACGGCTGGCTGTGA
- a CDS encoding glutamate synthase subunit beta, which translates to MADPKGFLTTPREEWPRRPVEERVRDWDEVYVPGALLPIISRQADRCMDCGIPFCHDACPLGNLIPEWNDLVAREDWRAASDRLHATNNFPEFTGRLCPAPCETGCVLAINQPAVTIKNVEVAIADRAWEDGLTPPRPPDRLTGRTVAVIGSGPTGLAAAQQLTRAGHTVAVYERADRAGGLLRYGIPAFKMEKRHLDRRLDQMRSEGTKFRTSTAVGRDIGAAGLRARYDALVIATGATAWRELDVPGRELDGIHQAMEYLPLADRVCEGDLEVSPLSAAGKHVVIVGGGDTGADCLGTAVREGAASVTQLDIYPLPGTERDEDVDPWPTYPKVYRLSAAHEEAHDLRTAPAADADVRLFAASTLRFTGDEAGHVRALHLVEVDERRQPRPGTGRTLPADLVLLALGFSGPDRRDGLVDQLGLDLDPRGTIARGPDFATNAPGVYAAGDAARGQSLVVWAIAEGRAVAAAVDHRLTGAGRLPAPIGPYDRPMTT; encoded by the coding sequence ATGGCCGATCCCAAAGGTTTCCTGACGACCCCACGCGAGGAGTGGCCCCGTAGGCCCGTGGAGGAGCGGGTGCGGGACTGGGACGAGGTGTACGTTCCCGGGGCGCTCCTGCCGATCATCAGCAGGCAGGCCGACCGCTGCATGGACTGCGGCATCCCGTTCTGCCACGACGCCTGCCCGCTGGGGAACCTGATTCCCGAGTGGAACGACCTCGTGGCACGGGAGGACTGGCGGGCGGCGAGCGACCGGCTGCACGCGACGAACAACTTCCCCGAGTTCACCGGGCGGTTGTGTCCCGCGCCGTGTGAGACGGGGTGCGTACTGGCGATCAACCAGCCCGCGGTGACCATCAAGAACGTGGAGGTGGCCATCGCGGACCGGGCCTGGGAGGACGGGCTCACACCACCCCGGCCGCCCGACCGGCTGACGGGGAGGACGGTCGCCGTCATCGGGTCCGGCCCGACCGGGCTGGCGGCCGCGCAGCAGCTGACGCGGGCCGGGCACACGGTGGCCGTGTACGAACGGGCCGACCGAGCCGGGGGGTTGCTGCGGTACGGGATCCCGGCGTTCAAGATGGAGAAGCGGCATCTGGACCGGCGGTTGGACCAGATGCGGTCGGAGGGCACGAAGTTCCGTACGTCGACCGCCGTGGGGAGGGACATCGGGGCGGCCGGGCTTCGCGCCAGGTACGACGCCCTGGTGATAGCCACGGGTGCCACGGCCTGGCGGGAACTGGACGTGCCTGGGCGGGAGTTGGACGGGATCCATCAGGCGATGGAGTATCTGCCGCTGGCCGACCGGGTGTGCGAGGGGGATCTGGAGGTGTCGCCGCTGTCGGCGGCCGGGAAGCATGTCGTGATCGTCGGGGGTGGTGACACGGGGGCGGACTGCCTGGGGACGGCGGTCCGGGAAGGGGCCGCGTCCGTGACCCAGCTGGACATCTATCCGCTGCCGGGGACGGAGCGGGACGAGGACGTCGACCCCTGGCCGACGTATCCGAAGGTCTACCGGCTCTCGGCGGCGCACGAGGAGGCGCACGACCTTCGGACGGCACCCGCGGCGGACGCGGACGTGCGGCTCTTCGCGGCGTCCACGCTCCGCTTCACGGGGGACGAGGCGGGGCACGTACGGGCGCTGCATTTGGTCGAGGTGGACGAGAGGCGGCAGCCGCGGCCCGGCACCGGGCGGACGCTGCCCGCCGACCTCGTCCTGCTCGCCCTCGGCTTCTCCGGGCCGGACCGCCGTGACGGGCTCGTCGACCAGCTCGGCCTCGATCTCGATCCGCGCGGGACGATCGCGCGGGGGCCGGACTTCGCGACGAACGCGCCCGGAGTGTATGCCGCCGGGGACGCCGCTCGCGGGCAGTCCCTGGTCGTCTGGGCGATCGCCGAGGGGCGGGCGGTGGCCGCCGCGGTCGACCACCGGCTGACCGGGGCCGGCCGGCTCCCGGCTCCGATCGGACCGTACGACCGGCCGATGACGACGTAG